Within the Ensifer canadensis genome, the region TTTCCGGCACGACGGTCACCTGGGCGCACCACGCACTGCTCCACAACGACCGCAAGGGCCTCGTCTACGGCCTGTCGCTGACGGTCGTGCTCGGCGTGCTGTTTTCCTACGTCCAGGCCTACGAATACGCTCACGCTCCGTTCGCCTTCAAGGACTCGATCTACGGCGCGACCTTCTTCATGGCGACCGGCTTCCACGGCTTCCACGTTCTCGTTGGTACGATCTTCCTGCTCGTCTGCCTGCTGCGCGCGCTGCGTGGCGACTTCACGCCGAAGCAGCACTTCGGCTTCGAAGCGGCGGCCTGGTACTGGCACTTCGTTGACGTCGTCTGGCTGTTCCTCTTCTTCTCCATCTACATCTGGGGTGGTTGGGGCGCGCCGGTCGCTCACATGTAAGAAGATTTGAGCGCAAGCTCTTCTCGATAAGGCGGCTGCGACCATGCAGCCGCCTTATTTTTTGTTTGCATTACGGCGGAATCGATGGGGCGAGCCGACATGAATATTCGCGTGGCTGCGGTGACGACGGCCTGGCTTCTGGCAGGATGCTTTTCAGCCTCTGCCGGCGATCCGGCCGACCGCGTGGTGGTGCACAAGGAGAAGCGCATCCTGCAGCTCTACCGGGGTGGAGAGATGCTGCGCCAGTATTCGGTCGCTCTTGGCGGCAATCCCATCGGTCACAAGGAACGCGAAGGTGACCGGCGAACGCCGGAAGGCCTCTATGTCCTCGATTGGCGCAACGACAAGAGCGGCTATCACCTGTCGATGCACGTCTCCTATCCGAGACCCGAGGATATCAAGGCAGCGGCAGCTAAGGGCGTCGACCCCGGTGGCATGATCATGATCCACGGCCAGCGCAATTATTTCGGCTGGCTGGCGTTTATGACGCAGATGTTCGATTGGACGGACGGCTGCATTGCGGTTACGAATGCCGAAATGGATGAAATCTGGGACCTGGTTCCCAACAACACCCCGATCGAGATCAATCCGTGAGTGACGACAAAGCCCTCTATCCGCCGGTCGACCCGGTCATGGCAGGTATCAAAGGCCATTGCCCGCGATGCGGCCAGGGAAAGCTGTTCGATGGGTTCCTGACGGTAAAGCCCGCCTGCGCCAGCTGCGATCTCGACTATCGTTTCGCCGATTCCGGCGATGGTCCTGTCGTCTTCGTCATCCTGATTGTCGGCTTCATCGTCGTCGGTGCGGCACTGTGGATGGAGGTAAACCTCAATCCACCGCTCTGGCTGCATTTCCTGCTCTGGATACCGCTGGCGATCGTGCTCAGCCTCGGCCTGACGCGCATGCTGAAGGGCATCCTTATCAACCTGCAGTATCGCAACAACGCGCGGCCCGGCGAGATCGACCGTGGCTGAGATCGAGACCAGGAAGAAGGGCAGCCTTGTTGCGCGCCTCGGCGCATTCGCCGTGCTCGCTATCGTCTTCGCCATCCTCATTTCGCTCGGCACCTGGCAGATGCAGCGGCTGCACTGGAAAGAGGGCCTGCTTCAAGCGATCGCTGAACGGCGGTCGGCGCCGCCGGTGACGCTTGCCGAGGTCGAAAAGATTTCAGCCGAAGGCGGCGATATCGATTATCGCACCGTCAATGTTTCCGGCACCTTCGACCACAGCAAGGAGCGGCACTTCTTCGCGACCTACAACGGTCGCACCGGCTACTATGTCTTTACGCCGCTGAATATCGAGGACGGCCGTGCCTTGTTCGTCAACCGCGGTTTCGTTCCCTTCGAACTGAAGGATTCGTCGACCCGTCTCGCGGGCGAGCTTCCGGCGTCCGTGGCCATCCATGGCCTCGCAAGGCCGAAGCTCGCCGAAAAGCCGTCGTCGCTGGTCCCGGACAATGACCTCGCCAAGAATATCTTTTACTGGAAGGACCTCGACACGATGGCATCTTCGGTCGGGCTTCCCGCCGAGAAGGTCGTACCGTTCTTCGTCGACGCCGATGCTACGCCCAATCCGGGTGGGCTTCCGATCGGCGGCGTTACCCAGTTCGACCTGCCGAACAGCCATCTGCAATACGCGCTGACCTGGTACGGTCTTGCCGGAGCCCTGGTCGTCGTCAGCGGCGTTTTTCTGATGCGGCGCAAGCCATAGGCGGGCCTCTACAGCGCCGCGCGTCTTATTATCGCAAAGGTCGCTGTAGCACTTTGATTTGCTGCATGTTTTTATCCTTAAATCGAATAGGACTTAAGGAAACAGGCTGTAGCGCCGTGCTATCCCTGACCGACGCAGTTGGGGGACATGTGGAATGGGTTTGATATCGACGATCCTGATCGCGCTGACGGCGCTGTTGCATCTCGGTTTTCTCGTGCTGGAGATGTTTCTGTGGACGAGGCCTGAGGGACGTTCGGTGTTCCGCATGACGGTGGAGCAGGCGGAAGCGACCCGGGTGCTCGCCGCCAACCAGGGGCTTTACAACGGCTTTCTCGCAGCTGGTCTTTTCTGGTCTCTTCTGCAGCCGGAGGCGTCATTTGCCTTCGAGTTGAAGGTGTTCTTCCTTGTGTGCGTGATCGTTGCCGCTATATATGGCGCGTGGTCCGTCAAGCCGCGCATCCTGTTGATCCAGGGCGGCCCGGCGATTGCAGCCCTTGTTTTCGTTCTACTGGCATCCTGATCCATGGCATCATCCGCGGCAAAATCCCCGATCACCATTCGCATTTGCGGGCCGCGCGGTTTCTGCGCCGGCGTCGACCGGGCGATCCAGATCGTCGTCCTGGCGCTGAAGGAATTCGGCGCGCCGGTCTATGTTCGCCACGAGATCGTGCATAATCGTTATGTGGTCGAAGGGCTGGAAGCCAAGGGTGCCATTTTCGTCGAGGAACTCGACGAGATCCCGCCGGAGCATCGCAAGCAGCCGGTGGTGTTTTCCGCCCATGGCGTGCCGAAATCGGTGCCTGCGGATGCCGATACACGCAATCTCTTCTATCTCGACGCCACATGTCCGCTGGTCTCTAAGGTGCACAAGCAGGCGATGCGCCACAACCGGCTGGGCCGCCACGTGGTGCTGATCGGCCATGCCGGTCACCCCGAAGTCATCGGCACCATGGGGCAACTGCCGGAAGGCGCGGTATCGCTCGTCGAGACGATCGAGGATGCGGACGTCTATATGCCGCCGGATCCGGAAAATCTCGGTTTTGTTACCCAGACCACACTCTCCGTCGACGACACTGCCGGGGTCATCAAGCGGCTGCATGAGCGCTTCCCCAATCTGACTGCGCCGGCTGCGGACTCGATCTGCTATGCCACCACCAACCGCCAGGAAGCGGTCAAGCAGGCGGCACCCGGCTGCGATCTGTTCCTGGTTGTCGGTGCGCCGAACTCGTCGAACTCCAAGCGCCTGGTCGAAGTGGCGCTGAAAGCCGGCGCGAAAAAGTCCGTTCTCGTGCAGCGGGCAGCGGAAATCGACTGGGATTCGATCGGCGAAATCTCGACCGTCGGCCTGTCTGCCGGCGCATCGGCGCCTGAGGTCATCGTCAACGAGATCATCGAGGCGTTCCGCGAGCGCTACGACGCCGTCGTTGAACTTGCCGACACCGTCGAGGAAAATGAGAACTTCCTCGTCAACCGCGAGATCCGGCACGTGCCGCTGACCGCCGCCGACATGGCCTTCGTCAACGGCGAATAACCCGCATATCTTGCCCGCATTTGAAAGTGAACGACCGTGGCAGTTTACACCGATATCACGGAAGACGACCTGAGCGCCTTTCTCGAGGCCTATGACGTCGGCCAGCTGACGTCCTACAAGGGCATCGCCGAGGGGGTCGAAAACTCCAACTTCCTGCTGCACACGACAAAGGGCGCCTATATCCTCACGCTCTACGAGAAGCGGGTGAACGCAGGTGACCTGCCGTTCTTCCTGGGGCTGATGCATCATCTGACCGATCGCGGGCTTTCCTGTCCGCTGCCCCTGCCGCGCTCCGACGGCGAACTGCTGGGCGAATTGTCCGGCCGTCCGGCCGCCATGATTTCGTTCCTCGAAGGCATGTGGCTTCGCAAGCCGGAGGCCAAGCATTGCCGCGAGGTCGGCAGGGCGTTGGCTGAGATGCATGTCGCTAGCCAGGGCTTCGACCTGAGGCGCACCAATGCGCTTTCGGTCGGCGGTTGGCGGCCGCTATGGGTCAATTCCGAGGCGCGCGCCGACGAGGTGCAGACCGGCCTTAAGGACGAGATTTCCGCCGAGCTTGCGCATCTCGAGAGCCATTGGCCGAAATCGCTGCCGGATGGTGTCATCCATGCCGATCTGTTCCCCGACAATGTCTTCTTCCTCGGCGACCAGCTTTCCGGCCTGATCGACTTCTATTTCGCCTGCAACGATTATCTCGCCTACGATGTGGCGGTCTGCCTCAACTCGTGGTGCTTCGAAAAGAACGGCTCCTACAATATCACCAAGGGCATGGCGCTGCTTTCGGGTTATGAGAGCGTGCGCAAGCTGACGGCGGATGAGGTCGAAGCCCTGCCGCTGCTCTGCCGCGGTTCGGCACTGCGCTTCTTCCTGACGCGCCTCTACGACTGGCTGATGACGCCGGCCGGCGCCTTGGTGGTGAAGAAGGATCCGCTCGAATATTTGACGAAGATCCGGTTCCACCGGGCGATCGTTTCCAGCGCCGAATACGGCCTCCGGATCGAAGAGACCTCTGCATGAAACACGTTGATATTTTTACGGACGGCGCCTGCTCGGGCAACCCCGGGCCGGGCGGCTGGGGCGCGGTGCTGCGCTACGGCGAGGTGGAAAAGGATATGTGCGGGGGCGAGGCGGAAACGACCAACAACCGCATGGAGCTTCTGGCGGCGATCTCGGCGCTGGATGCGCTGAAGAACGCCTGCGAGGTCGACCTGCATACCGACAGCAAATATGTGATGGACGGCATCTCCAAGTGGATCCACGGCTGGAAGAAAAACGGCTGGAAGACCGCGGACAAGAAGCCGGTGAAGAACGGCGAACTCTGGCAGGCGCTGGACGAGGCCAACCGCCGCCATAAAGTCACCTGGCACTGGGTTAAGGGCCATGCCGGCCATCCGGAAAACGAGCGCGCCGACGAACTCGCCCGCAAGGGCATGGAGCCCTACAAGAAGGGGCGCCGTCCGGATCCTCTCGCAAAATGAAAAACGGGCCGCATGGCCCGTTTTTCATTCGCAGTGACGTCTAAGCCTAGAGCTGCTCCAGCATCGCGGCGGCGCCCGATACGGTCGCCTGGCCCGGGCTTTCCTCAAGATTGAGCGTCTTCACCACGCCGTCTTCGACAAGCATCGAATAACGCTTGGAGCGGACGCCGAGCGTGCCGGCGGACAGATCGATATCCATGCCGAGTGCCTTGGTGAACGCGGCATTCCAGTCCGAGAGAAAGTGGATCTTGCCCATGCCGCCCGACGATGTCGCCCAGGCACCCATGACATGCAGGTCGTTGACGGCAACCACGGCGATATCATCGATACCGCGCGACAGGATCGCGTCACGGTTTTCGAGATAGCCGGGCAGATGGTTGAGCGAGCAGGTGGGGGTAAAGGCGCCCGGCACGGCAAAGAGCACGACGCGCTTGCCCTTGAAAAGCTGTTCGGTCGTCACTTCCACCGGACCATCGGCGGTCTTTTCCTTGAAGGTAGCAGCGGGCAGCTTGTCTCCGACGGCAATGGTCACGGCATTCTCCTTGCGTTGCGCGCATGGCCAGACCGGCGTTCCGGCAGGGCGTTGTCGCGGCTTGAGTTGTGCGTCCGGGTGTCTCCGGCGATTGTTTTTGGACCCAACCGCCTGAAACCGGCAAGACTATAGAGGCGCATCAATCAAAGGCAAGGGTCGTTTCCATGCTGCGCCCGCCGGCGCGCACGGTGAGGATGACCGGCTTTCCCTTCAGCGTCTTATCCTTGCCGGAGAGCCGAACGGGGATCTCGGCCTTTAGCTCCGCACCTTCCGCCTGAGTGATTGCCGGCTTGCCGAAGGAGACGCCTGAGGCGCCGGCAAGAAACAGTTCGCGGTGCTCCTTGCCGGTGTCCGGCGGTAGCTTCAACGAGAGGCGCACCGCTGCCTTGTGCTCGTCATAAACGGCGGTTGTCACCTTGAAATCCTCGGAGGGCGGTTCCGGCAGGGCGGCGACTGCACCGTCGATGCGGGCGGCATCGAGCGGGTTGTCGAAGTCGTCATGCTTGAGCGTCAGATTCAGTTCGCCCTGCACCGGGATGCAGATGTCCTCGCAGATCCCGAGGAACACCGAGGCGCGGATCTTCACGTCTCCCTTGCCGTGCAGGCGCTTCAGCGTCAAGGGGAAGGCGACTGACTTGTCGTAGCCGACATAGCGCACCACCCCGTCGTCGAAGGTCTTGGGCACGGGAAAGCCGATCTTTTCAAGAACGACTCCTTCGGCCGGATCAAGCGTGATCTGCGGGGGAATGCCGCTAGCGCCGGGCTCGCGCCAATAGGTCTTCCAGCCGGGGTTCAGCTTGACCTCGAGCGTCGCCGGGATCGTGCCATCCTTTTGCAATGGCGCGGCAACAATGCGGATCATGCCGCCGGTTGATGTCATCCATTCGCTGGTCGCCGCCTGGGCGCTGGCAGGCAGAAAAAATGCGAGGAGAAGGCTTGCCGTGCCGATGCGCTGGACCATGTTCTGATATGTGGGACGTTTGATCATGGCCAAAGCAATATCGCTTTTGCCGGCAACGCTCCAGACGCCCCTTTGGGCGCGGAGATCATAAATGTTTGATCAAGCAGAACAGGGTAAACGCGGTACGTGCATTATTTGGCGGTCGCGACGTTGAAGCGCTTTTCATTTCGCGACGAATTGGTAGGCTGTCCGCATTATGGCGATACCCATGGCACAGAAGAAACGGGAACGCGGTTTCCTTGACGGTCAGTTCCTGATCGCCATGCCTGGGATGTTTGACACGAATTTTGCCCGCACCGTCATCTTCATCTGCGCCCATTCGGACGACGGCGCCATGGGCTTCATCCTCAACCGGCCGCAGCAGCTGACCTTCCCCGATGTGCTGATGCACCTCGAAATCCTCGACGAGGACGAGGCAATCCGTCTGCCGGCGATGACCCGCGATTTCCAGATTCAGGCGGGCGGCCCGGTCGAGACCGGGCGTGGTTTCGTGCTGCACTCTGACGATTATTTAAGCGATTCCAGCATTCCGGTCAGCGACGATATCTGCCTGACCGCCACGCTCGACATCGTCCGTGCGATCTCGCGCGGGGAGGGGCCGCACCGGGCGACGATGATGCTGGGTTATGCCGGCTGGGGTCCCGGCCAGCTTGAGGCGGAGATCACCCAGAACGGCTGGCTGACCTGCCCGGCGCGCGAAGAGCTGATCTTCGACAAGGCGCTCGGCGACAAATACGATCGCGCTCTGGCATTGATGGGCGTCAGCCCGGCGATGCTGTCGATCGAGGCCGGCCACGCCTGATACCCGGCGCCGAAGATCCGGCCATGAACTGTAATCCAGATTGCCTCAATCAGATTCGTCCATGAGACATCCGAGGCTGCGTGTATCCGCAGCCTTGCAGTGGCGCACCCTTGTGGAGCTTAAGCCCGTTTCATCAGCGGAAATCGCTCTTTCAACAGCCGCAGGATCGACTCCGAACCGATCGGCGGGCCGAACAGGAAGCTCTGGCCGTAGTCGCAGCCCATCTGTGAAAGCTGGATAGCGTCTTCCTCGGACTCGATGCCTTCGGCCACAACCTGCATGTCGAGTTCGCGTGCCATGGTGATCACCGAGCGCAGCAGAATGCCGCGCTTATCGCTCGGGTCTCGCACCAGCGCCTTGTCGATCTTGATCGTATCGAAGGGGAAGCGGGTGAGATAGGAGAGCGACGAGTGGCCCGTGCCGAAGTCGTCGAGCGCCAGCTTCAAGCCGGCTTCCTTCAGCTTCTCAAGCACCAACCGCGCCTGCTCCGGATTCTCCATGACAAGAGATTCGGTCAGCTCCATCTTCACCTTGGCCGGGTCGCAACGGTTCTTGTTCAGCACGGCACGAACGTCGTCATAGAGCTCGTTGTTGAGCAGCTGCGCGCTGGAGAGATTGATCGACACGAAGATCGGCAGATCGCCGGTCTGGATCTGCCATTCCGTGAGGTCGCTGGTCGCCTTGTCGAATGCGAACATGCCGAGCTGGTTGATCAGGTCGGAATTCTCGGCGATCGGGATGAACTCGGTCGGCGAGACATTGCCGCGCTTGGGGTGATCCCAGCGCATCAGCGCCTCGAAACCGGCAATCTCGGCGTCGCTGAGCCGCACGATCGGTTGGTAGACCAGCGACAGTTCCTTGCGCTCGATCGCTCGGTTGAGATCGGCTTCGAGCTGCATGCGATCCGAGCCGGAGGTTCTAAAGGCTGGACGGAAAGGCTCGACGCGGTTGCCGCCTTCCTTCTTGGCGCGGAACATCGCAAGCTCCGCGTCGTCGATCAGGCCGGCAGCGCTCTGCTCCTGGTCGAGCCAGGAGACGAGGCCGATGGACGCGGTGAGGTTGATTTCGCGGTTGCCATAGTTGAGCGGCACCATGATCGCCTTGCTGACCGCGTCGGCGAAATCGGCGACCTTGGCCGGGTCGCGCTCCGACATCAGGATCAGCCCGAACTGGTCGCCGCCGAGGCGCGCGAGCGTGTCTTGCGGGCGCAGCAGCCGGCGCAGCCGGCGCGTCAGTGCGATCAGGATGTTGTCACCGGCGGCAATGCCGAGCAGGTCGTTGACCTGCTTGTAGCGATCGATATCAATCGCCAGAACGGTCGGGCGTGCGGTCGTGGTGTCGGCCATCAGCAGGATGGCCTGCAGGCGGTCGAGGAAGACCTGACGATTGGGAAGGCCGGTCAGATTGTCATGCAGCGCGTTGTGCAGCAGACGTTCGACCGAGTTGCGCTGCTCGGTGATGTCGATGATCGTGCCGACGCAGCGGATGATCTCGCCATTGGCGCCAAGCACCGGGCGGGCGCGGATCGACAGCCAGTGATAATGGCCATCCTCTGCACGTACACGGAATTCGTGGTTGAGCTTGCCGCGGCGGTGTTCGAGCAGGACGTCGAGCGTGGCACGGAAGCGATCGCGGTCATCGGGGTGCAGGCGCGGCAACCAGTTGCGCAAGGGGCCGTGCATCGAGCCCATGGAGAGACCGAGCTGCAGGGAGATATCGGGAATGGTGACGACGCGGTCACGCGCCACATCCCAGTCCCAGACCGTATCGCCGGAACCCGTCAGCGCCAGCGACTGGCGCTCAAGATCGGAGAACAGGCCCTGCTGGTAGGCGCCGCCGGCAAAGGCGTGCTGCATGACGGTGAAGCCGATCAAGAGCACGATCAGGACGAGGCCGCCGCCAAGTGCTGGCTGGACGATGTCGTTTGCCAGCTGGCCGGTGACGGTCAGCCACGCGCCGAACAGCCAGACCAGAATGAGCAGCCAGGCGGGGACCAGCAGGATGGCGCGGTCGTAACGGTTGAAGCCGAGATAGGCGATCAGCACGATCCCGACCGTTGCCGTCAGTGCGAATGAGAGGCGGGCGATACCCGATGCGATTGCCGGATCATAGACCGCAACGCCGAAGAGCAGGCCAAGGCCGAGGATCCAGGCGAGTGTCGCATAACCCAGATGCTGGTGCCAGCGATTGAGGTTGAGATAGGTGAAGAGAAAGATCACCAGGCCTGCCGCGAGGAACACCTCGGTTCCCGCTCGCCATATTCGCTCGTCGCCGGCCGTGACGCTGATGAGCTTGGACAAGAAGCCGAAATCGACGCAGATATAGGCAAGCACCGCCCAGGCGAGTGCTGCCGTTGCCGGCAGCATCGAGGTTCCCTTGACCACGAACAGGATCGTCAGGAACACCGCGAGCAGGCCGGCGATGCCGAGAACGATGCCGCGATAGAGCGTGAAGGCGTTGACCGTGTCCTTGTAGGCGTCCGGTTGCCAGAGGTAGATCTGCGGCAGCTCAGGCGTCGCCAGCTCTGCGACGAAGGTGATGACCGCGCCTGGGTTGAGCGTGATCTGGAAGACGTCCGAATCGTCGCTCGGCAGCCGTTCGAGCGCAAAGCCCTCGCTCGGCGTGATCGACAGCATGCGTTGCGACCCGAGGTCGGGCCAGAAGAGCTTGGAATTCACCAGGCGAAAATGCGGCGCGACGATCACGCGGTCGAGCTGTTCGCCCGAAACGTTGGCGAGCGCGAAAACCGCCCAGTCGCCCTGGTGGTTCTCGGTGCTGGAACGCACTTCGATGCGCCGGACGATACCGTCAGCGCCTGGCGCCGTCGAAACCTGGAAGGCTTCGCTGCGGCCGCTATAGATCTCGGTCGTCGCGGTCAGGTCGAGTGCGGTGTCTTCGCGTGAAATCTTGACCGGCTCAAGAGCATGGGCAATGCCGCTAAAGGCGCAGAACAGCGTCGTGAGAGCGATCAGAAACGCTGCCAGCTTCGAGGCTGACCATGCGAAGGGCGAGCGGGTTAGAGGCATCAAAGGGGCAATTTCCTGTTCGGTACGGCATCATCGGACAGGAGAGAGAAAAGCACATGGTCACGCCATTGCCCGTTAATCCTCAAGTACTGTCTTAAGTAGCCTTCACGCTCAAAACCGGCCTTTTCAAGGAGCCGGATGCTTCTTGAGTTCTCCGGAATACAGGCTGCTTCAATACGGTGCAACTCAAGGCTCGAAAAGATGTAGGGAATCGCAAGCTTGAGGGCGGCAAACATGTGGCCGTGGCCGGCATGACGCTCGCCCATCCAGTAGCCGATCATGCAGTTTTGCCCGGCACCGCGACGGATGTGGCCGATGGTGATCCCGCCGAGCAGGGTCTCCGCGGGCTTGTGGAAAAGAAAAAGCGGTACGGCCTGGCCGGATGCGAATTCCTGCTCATTGCGGATGACGCGGCCGCGAAAGGCGCTTTCCGTCATTTCGTCGGCGCGCCAGGTCGGTTCCCACGGTTCCAGAAAGCCGCGGCTCTCGCTTCGAAGGTGGTACCATTGGCGATAATCGGCGTAACGGGGGAGGCGGAGCAGGTAATCCTGGTTGGCGATCTCGATCGTCTCGGGCTGTCGCGACAGGAACCGAAAAACCGATCGTGTCATATGTGCCTCCGAGGCCTTCCAGTTGAACGCGCGGAAGATCCTTAACCGCCCGGCGCACGGCGCCCTTTGCGCTGTCGCAAATCCGAGCGTTGCACAACTTTGCGCACAAATCGAATCCGATTTTACGAAAAGTCGCAAACACTTCGCCGGCCGGGCGCCATGGCAGTCCCGGCCGAGATCCGGTGGTCCGGATCAGCTTGCGACGGCGTGCGCGACGGTGGTTTTTCCTGTCAGTGACGACAGGATGTCGTTCATCGGCGCCAGCTGTTCGAGTGGTCCGATCGCCGACAGCGTCGGGGCGGTGTCGAAGAACAGGCGACCTGCCAGATCGGTCAGACGCTCGATGGTAATGCCAGACAGGCGCTCCATCAGTTCGTCGTTCGGGATCGGGCGGCCATAAAGCATCATCTGGCGGGCGATCTGGCCAGCGCGTGCGGCCGGGCTTTCCTGGCCCATCAGCAGCTGGGCGCGGATCTGGGCGCGGGCGCGCTCGATTTCCTGCTGTTCGATGTTCATCGACGACTTGCGCAGTTCGTCGACAATCACGGGCATCAGCTCCGGCAGGTTCTCGCCGCCGGTTGCCGCATGCACGCCGAAGATGCCGGTATCGGAGAAGCCCCAATGGAAGGCATAGACCGAGTAACAGAGGCCACGATGCTCGCGCACTTCTTGGAATAGGCGCGAAGACATGCCGCCACCGAGGATGTTGGCGAGGATCTGCGAACAGTAGAAGTCGCGGGCGTGATAGGCCTTGCCTTCGAACCCGAGCAGGATCTGCGCGTCCATCAGGTCGCGGGTCTCGCGGCTTTCGCCGCCAGTATAGATCGCGGTTTCGAGAACCGGCGTTGCCAGCGGCGTGCGCGGCAGCGTCGAGAAGCGCTCCTCGACCTGGCGCACGAAAGCCTCGTGCTCGACGGCGCCGGCCGCGACGACGAACATCCGGTCGGTGGTGTAGTTGCGGCCGAGATATTGGCGGATCTGGTTGGCGGAGAACGACATCACCGTCTCCGGCGTGCCGAGGATCGGGCGTCCGACCGTCTGGTTGCGATAGGCAGTTTCGGCGAAACGATCGAAGACGACATCGTCGGGCGTGTCGTCGGCAGCGCCGATCTCCTGCAGGATCACCTGTTTTTCACGGCGCAGCTCTTCCTCGTCGAAGCTCGATTCGGTGAGGATGTCGGCAAGGATGTCGACGGCCAGCGGCACGTGATCCTTGAGGACGCGTGCGTAATAGGATGTCGTTTCGGTCGAGGTCGCGGCGTTGACTTCGCCGCCGACATTCTCGATTTCCTCGGCGATCTGGCGGGCGGTGCGCCGGCCGGTGCCTTTGAAAGCCATGTGCTCAAGCAGATGAGCGATGCCGTGTTCGCCCACGGTTTCGTTGCGTGAGCCCGATTTGATCCACACGCCGAGCGCCACGCTTTCAAGGTGCGGCATCTGCTCGGTTACCACCGTCAACCCGGAAGGGAGCCGGGTGCACTCAACTTTCATCATACGTTTCTTCTCGTTCTTACCCCTGGAGACGGGTGCGCTCGCCGATAAAGGTCTCGACGCTCTTCAAATCCGCATCCAGGATATCGAAACGCTCCTCCCTGTTCATCAGGTCAGCAAGCCACGTCGGAAGCGCCGGGTCAATACCACTTGCCGATTTTACGGCGTCGGGGAATTTCGCGGGATGGGCGGTTGCAAGCGTCACCATTGGGGCCGACGCCTTCTCGTGCTTGGCCGCCACGAAGACGCCGATGGCGCTGTGCGGGTCGAGCAGGTAGCCGGTTTTCTCCAAGGTCTTGGCAATGGTCCTGGCGACGTCCTTTTCGGAGGCGCGCCCGGCCTGGAACTCCTTGCGGATCGCCTTCAGCGCCTTTTCGCGGATGGCAAAGGAGCCTGATTGCTTGAGGCTGTCCATCGCGGATCGGACTTCGGCCGGATCGCGATCGTTGGCTTCGAACAGAAGCCGTTCGAAATTGGACGAGATCTGGATGTCCATCGACGGAGACGTGGTCGCCTTGACCCCGCGCATTTCGTAGCGGCCGGTCTTCAGCGTGCGGGCGAGAATGTCGTTTTCATTGGTGGCGACAACAAGCTTGTCGATCGGCAGGCCCATGCGCTTGGCGACGTAGCCGGCGAAGATATCGCCGAAATTG harbors:
- a CDS encoding homoserine kinase — protein: MAVYTDITEDDLSAFLEAYDVGQLTSYKGIAEGVENSNFLLHTTKGAYILTLYEKRVNAGDLPFFLGLMHHLTDRGLSCPLPLPRSDGELLGELSGRPAAMISFLEGMWLRKPEAKHCREVGRALAEMHVASQGFDLRRTNALSVGGWRPLWVNSEARADEVQTGLKDEISAELAHLESHWPKSLPDGVIHADLFPDNVFFLGDQLSGLIDFYFACNDYLAYDVAVCLNSWCFEKNGSYNITKGMALLSGYESVRKLTADEVEALPLLCRGSALRFFLTRLYDWLMTPAGALVVKKDPLEYLTKIRFHRAIVSSAEYGLRIEETSA
- a CDS encoding protein-disulfide reductase DsbD domain-containing protein; this translates as MIKRPTYQNMVQRIGTASLLLAFFLPASAQAATSEWMTSTGGMIRIVAAPLQKDGTIPATLEVKLNPGWKTYWREPGASGIPPQITLDPAEGVVLEKIGFPVPKTFDDGVVRYVGYDKSVAFPLTLKRLHGKGDVKIRASVFLGICEDICIPVQGELNLTLKHDDFDNPLDAARIDGAVAALPEPPSEDFKVTTAVYDEHKAAVRLSLKLPPDTGKEHRELFLAGASGVSFGKPAITQAEGAELKAEIPVRLSGKDKTLKGKPVILTVRAGGRSMETTLAFD
- the rnhA gene encoding ribonuclease HI translates to MKHVDIFTDGACSGNPGPGGWGAVLRYGEVEKDMCGGEAETTNNRMELLAAISALDALKNACEVDLHTDSKYVMDGISKWIHGWKKNGWKTADKKPVKNGELWQALDEANRRHKVTWHWVKGHAGHPENERADELARKGMEPYKKGRRPDPLAK
- a CDS encoding SURF1 family protein, producing the protein MAEIETRKKGSLVARLGAFAVLAIVFAILISLGTWQMQRLHWKEGLLQAIAERRSAPPVTLAEVEKISAEGGDIDYRTVNVSGTFDHSKERHFFATYNGRTGYYVFTPLNIEDGRALFVNRGFVPFELKDSSTRLAGELPASVAIHGLARPKLAEKPSSLVPDNDLAKNIFYWKDLDTMASSVGLPAEKVVPFFVDADATPNPGGLPIGGVTQFDLPNSHLQYALTWYGLAGALVVVSGVFLMRRKP
- the ispH gene encoding 4-hydroxy-3-methylbut-2-enyl diphosphate reductase, with protein sequence MASSAAKSPITIRICGPRGFCAGVDRAIQIVVLALKEFGAPVYVRHEIVHNRYVVEGLEAKGAIFVEELDEIPPEHRKQPVVFSAHGVPKSVPADADTRNLFYLDATCPLVSKVHKQAMRHNRLGRHVVLIGHAGHPEVIGTMGQLPEGAVSLVETIEDADVYMPPDPENLGFVTQTTLSVDDTAGVIKRLHERFPNLTAPAADSICYATTNRQEAVKQAAPGCDLFLVVGAPNSSNSKRLVEVALKAGAKKSVLVQRAAEIDWDSIGEISTVGLSAGASAPEVIVNEIIEAFRERYDAVVELADTVEENENFLVNREIRHVPLTAADMAFVNGE
- a CDS encoding peroxiredoxin, with the translated sequence MTIAVGDKLPAATFKEKTADGPVEVTTEQLFKGKRVVLFAVPGAFTPTCSLNHLPGYLENRDAILSRGIDDIAVVAVNDLHVMGAWATSSGGMGKIHFLSDWNAAFTKALGMDIDLSAGTLGVRSKRYSMLVEDGVVKTLNLEESPGQATVSGAAAMLEQL
- a CDS encoding DUF983 domain-containing protein: MSDDKALYPPVDPVMAGIKGHCPRCGQGKLFDGFLTVKPACASCDLDYRFADSGDGPVVFVILIVGFIVVGAALWMEVNLNPPLWLHFLLWIPLAIVLSLGLTRMLKGILINLQYRNNARPGEIDRG
- a CDS encoding YqgE/AlgH family protein encodes the protein MAQKKRERGFLDGQFLIAMPGMFDTNFARTVIFICAHSDDGAMGFILNRPQQLTFPDVLMHLEILDEDEAIRLPAMTRDFQIQAGGPVETGRGFVLHSDDYLSDSSIPVSDDICLTATLDIVRAISRGEGPHRATMMLGYAGWGPGQLEAEITQNGWLTCPAREELIFDKALGDKYDRALALMGVSPAMLSIEAGHA
- a CDS encoding DUF1304 domain-containing protein yields the protein MGLISTILIALTALLHLGFLVLEMFLWTRPEGRSVFRMTVEQAEATRVLAANQGLYNGFLAAGLFWSLLQPEASFAFELKVFFLVCVIVAAIYGAWSVKPRILLIQGGPAIAALVFVLLAS
- a CDS encoding L,D-transpeptidase family protein, with the protein product MNIRVAAVTTAWLLAGCFSASAGDPADRVVVHKEKRILQLYRGGEMLRQYSVALGGNPIGHKEREGDRRTPEGLYVLDWRNDKSGYHLSMHVSYPRPEDIKAAAAKGVDPGGMIMIHGQRNYFGWLAFMTQMFDWTDGCIAVTNAEMDEIWDLVPNNTPIEINP